A segment of the Triticum urartu cultivar G1812 chromosome 1, Tu2.1, whole genome shotgun sequence genome:
TTATATAAGCTTTCCACGCGATGCCCCAAGCACACGGACAAAACCTCTGCATGCTACTATAGCAAAACCAAGAGAATTAAAATCTTTGCCTTCACGTGGTAACTCTCGTCTCAGCTCAACTTTCTATGCTAGCAATTGTCTTGTCAACGCTCCTGCTAATTTCAACGGATGCATATCCCTTGATGGATTTATTTCCCCGATTGATTTGCCTGCCTAATTCCGTGTCATTGGAGACTTGGTCCCCCTTTTTTTTCCAAAACAAATCTTGGTCGCTGTAGCTCAGCGTTGTACGCGTTCGTGTCTCCATCGGAGTCCAGTCCGCCTCCGCGTACGTGCGCGCACACACCCGCCTGACTACGGCCCTCGCCAGCGCTCCAAGCGCCGCCTACCAGCCTGCCTGGCCACACACGAGCAGCGCAGCGCGCACCGCTGTATGCGCGATCCAGCCGCTGGATTGCTTTAGTTCCTGACACGAGTTCCCGTTGATTTCTGTGCTGCCCGTCGAGTCCGATCTCTTCCGAGCTTGTTGCTTGCAATCGCTCGACCATAGCTTAAATCAAACTGATCTCTTCTGCGTCTTCTACTCTTCCTCTAGATCAATACCACGGCCTCAAATCGAACCTTactcatgataccacttgttagaataaattcgAGACATACCGTTaatcatccgaggaccaagcaatcacacaagcACGACACCGAAATTTGTTAATGAGATTCACCGATATtgctacatccccggggcctgactacggacgctcctccccgtgacaccgttACAATACCGCACTCCGGCGTGCCcatgctattatgttggcatatgttacatcgtgtgtctacccccgctatatatgagaggcctaggatacaagtgtcctaatTAAACACGACTCCAGACCCTATGTAAACACAATATACCTCATAGTCCAACtataacctaccttgtacactatattcgacacaactccaaCAACACCTACCAGTTCACTCAAAAAGTTTTAAGACGAAAAAAAAATGCAGACAACAACATATTCCAACATAAACAAGTCGACAAGACCTCACTGGAAATATCGACATAACAGATCAGACGACAAGACCAGACATTTTCACAACACTCCCTCTTGTTTCATTTCGCCGGAGTTCAGGCGGTTCAAACCCCACGCCACAAGAACAGTTCACTCACTCAAGAAAGaaagaaggaaggaaggaagaaaAGAGAAACGGATGATTACGGAATCCCCCTTATGTACATTGTCAAACTACACTCTTATTCACTCCCATCAGTCCTAATCAGCCACCGTTGCTTTCTTTCATCTTCCACCAGCGGCACCGGTCACCTCCTCACCAGCGGTTTGTAGAGCACGAAGTTCACGTACTTCGACTGGAACCGGTGGGTGAGTCCGAGGGCGAGCAGAGACTGCGCCCCCCACCCTTTCTCGATGAACAGATGGTTGAGGACGACATGCTGCGGCTTCGGCTTTGGAGCGAGTTCGTCGGAGTGATCGATGCCACCAAGGGCAGTCATGAGAAGCTGAGGTGGAAGAGCGGGCGGATCCTGCTTGGTAAGCTCCTCATCGGTTGGGAACTCCATGTTGTAGCTGTGCTCAGGCGATGGGGGCGCGTCGAACTCCGCCACGCTGTCAAGACTATCTGGGATATACTCCTAATCAAAACAGAGAAGAGATGCTTTCAGATAAAATCAAGAACCTACATTCTGGAATATCATTTTAGAGAAGGCCGGAGCGAAATGCTGAAACAGACAGATATAATCCTTACTGACATGGACATCAAGGAGGTTGGCCACCTGCCCTCTTTCATCAGTCACATGAGGTAGTTCGGACACATATCTCGGCACCCCATCAACAATCATCCTGTAATGATATATTCCAGATGGCAGAACCAACAACACGGCGTGATCTTTCCCAGACCTCTCTAACACCTTCCTGAGAGTACTCATAAGGATATTTGGTATTTTAGCATGTCGTCTTCAGAATTGGATAAAACATTCGAGTAACAGATCAGGTAAAGGGTAAACCTTGATGTCCAGTTATCCCATGATCCTTCCACAAACACCTCGTTTCCTCCTTGACTCCATGTAATCAAAGTTGGAATTTCAACCTCCGGGGGGTTATTGTTGGTGGATTCATCCGAGCCATTCATCCATGAATGGTTAAAAGCAGGTGAAAATTCATTCGGTATCTGCATCGGAGCTACTGGAACCTGTCAGGTGAAGTTAACCGTCAGTACAAGCAGGACCATCAATATTGTTCATAGATGTGACTTGAACCCCCCCTCCAAAAAAAACGAGTTAGCAACATCCTACAAAAGATGGCCAAAGGTCAATGCACATATCTCACAGTACTATCTGAAAGGTCAATAAAGCACATGATTTTGCATAGGTCAAAAGTAATTCAGTAAGAATAAACTGGATGCTTTAGCATGTCCATTctaaaggaaaagaaagaacattGGCTGCCATTTATACACAATAACATGAGGCTTATTTTCCTTCCAACTGGTATCTTCACCTTTCAATGAATTGAATTGGAGCAGCATTGTCTTACAAGAGAGAAGGGAGCTGAAGGCAGGAAAGCAAGTTCGACGCGCTAGCAGGAAGCCCGTTGTTCACCATCGATCGCGACAATGAACTTCAGGGCAAAAACCTACTTCTCGACCTACTACCGTATTGCAGCCAAAGTTTGATCAAGCCAATAGCAAATCTGCCATACAGCAAAAGGATTACAACGTTCCAGAGCAGCTTAATACAGTAATACAGGGGCCAAATGCTTTTCTTCTTTACGGAGTATGAACTGTTGCTGATCAAATAAGGTGCAAGCTAATGTGCAAAATATGCTCCTATTTTAAGGCAAGAAT
Coding sequences within it:
- the LOC125522306 gene encoding SNF1-related protein kinase regulatory subunit beta-1-like, with translation MGNASARAVENGHTAAPMEQVAVAPVGGSSAEAAAPPDAVMRELPPPVPYVFAPQVPVAPMQIPNEFSPAFNHSWMNGSDESTNNNPPEVEIPTLITWSQGGNEVFVEGSWDNWTSRKVLERSGKDHAVLLVLPSGIYHYRMIVDGVPRYVSELPHVTDERGQVANLLDVHEYIPDSLDSVAEFDAPPSPEHSYNMEFPTDEELTKQDPPALPPQLLMTALGGIDHSDELAPKPKPQHVVLNHLFIEKGWGAQSLLALGLTHRFQSKYVNFVLYKPLVRR